A DNA window from Fragaria vesca subsp. vesca linkage group LG3, FraVesHawaii_1.0, whole genome shotgun sequence contains the following coding sequences:
- the LOC101311847 gene encoding uncharacterized protein LOC101311847, whose translation MAVNDHNGQVLTSKSKNPPKHYRLSIKSFSSLTSEEKYESGEFEAGGYKWKLVLFPNGNKDRGVKDNISLYLKMGGKDAIKAGKIVTIDYKLFLLYRHNGKEKYRVLEEPNKKEKKYCFYKTIVGCLAGFDLFIPLDLFRDTSEGYLIDDRCEFGAEVFVSVTTRIGKGECLFMNLDTDTYKYVWKLNNFSTLNAPSCYSTPFCFANHKYCTMKLQLYPKGNGTGNGSHLSLFLWLNNPDELPPGSKILAGFTLRILDQIPGNHCSYKADKACWFDAANPNFGRQQMITQEENARFSMDDSCIIEVEVTIQGVSVLGI comes from the coding sequence ATGGCTGTCAATGACCATAATGGCCAAGTCTTGACATCAAAATCGAAGAATCCTCCAAAACACTACAGACTGAGCATCAAATCGTTTTCAAGTCTAACATCAGAGGAGAAGTATGAATCCGGCGAGTTTGAGGCCGGAGGATACAAGTGGAAGCTAGTGCTCTTCCCCAATGGAAACAAGGACCGTGGTGTGAAAGATAACATCTCTCTCTACTTGAAAATGGGTGGGAAAGATGCAATAAAAGCCGGCAAGATTGTAACTATTGACTACAAGTTGTTCTTGCTTTATCGGCACAACGGAAAAGAGAAGTACCGTGTTCTTGAAGAGCCGAATAAGAAGGAGAAGAAGTATTGTTTTTATAAGACAATTGTCGGATGTCTGGCTGGTTTTGATCTCTTCATCCCTCTTGATCTGTTTAGAGATACATCAGAAGGTTATCTCATTGATGACAGATGTGAGTTTGGAGCAGAGGTCTTTGTTTCTGTAACGACAAGAATAGGCAAAGGAGAGTGTTTATTCATGAACCTCGACACTGATACGTACAAGTATGTTTGGAAGCTTAATAACTTTTCAACGTTAAACGCTCCATCTTGTTACTCAACACCATTCTGTTTTGCCAATCACAAATATTGCACAATGAAACTGCAGCTCTATCCCAAGGGAAATGGCACTGGAAATGGTAGTCATCTTTCTCTTTTTTTGTGGTTGAATAATCCAGATGAGCTTCCTCCTGGATCGAAAATACTTGCGGGATTTACTCTACGCATTTTGGATCAAATCCCTGGCAACCACTGTTCTTATAAAGCTGATAAAGCCTGCTGGTTCGATGCCGCCAACCCGAATTTTGGTCGTCAACAAATGATCACACAAGAAGAAAATGCAAGGTTTTCAATGGATGATAGCTGTATAATTGAGGTCGAAGTTACTATTCAAGGAGTTTCTGTGCTAGGAATCTAG